The sequence below is a genomic window from Sinorhizobium terangae.
TCGGTTTGCGAGAAGGGAAAGTCGGCGAACCAGTCGAAGGCAATTTTGTTTTGCTTGATGTAGGTTTCCTTGGCGCCATTGCGCTTGGCGCGTTCGATTGGCCAGTCGTCTGGCGTAAGTTGCACTTGAGGCTGACCAATGAGCGGTAGAAGCGCGACACCGGTATGATCGAAATCGAGATAGCACTTAGCGACGTAAAGCCCGCCTCCCGTGAGGGCCGCCTGCCGAGCATACTGAATACTGGTGCCTTGTCGCCCAGGATATTGCCCTCAAGATCCTCAGCGCCTTTCAACGGGCCGGTAGGGCCGTTGTAGACATAGGCGTTGCAGGCCATCAGATGTCCGTGAGGTCCTCCGGCGGGGTGTTGATCAGCGGAATCATCCGTTCGGTCGGCTGGCCATCGACTTGCATGTCTGGGGTCAAATGGCAACTGGCACAGCGATTGCGGAAGACGGTCTGGCCGCGCGCCACCTTATCCGGCACGAGGGTGCCGATTCCGATGAAGCCGCCCCTTTGTTCCGAGATGATTGCGCCCCCGGATTCCAGGATGATCTCGCCCCCTTGAGGTTGGGGTCCTGCTGGCTGTCTTAGTTTGTCAGTTGATCGTGGTCGCGAGTCAAGCTTTCCGGCGCTAGTTTCGCCGTAAGCTTTCGCCGGATAGGTCGATGCGGTGGGCATTGTGAACGAGGCGGTCGAGGATGGCATCGGCATAGGTTGGATTGCCGATGATCTCGTGCCAGGCTGATACCGGAAGCTGGCTGGTAATGATCGTCGAGCGGCGTCCGTAACGATCTTCGAGAATCTCCAGGAGATCGTGGCGCGCCTGCTCGTTGAGCGGCTCCAGGCCCCAGTCATCGAGGATCAGGAGCTGCACGTGCCCGAGGGTTCGCTGCAGGCTTGCATAGCGGCCATCGCCGCGAGCCAGGGCAAGATTGGCAAACAGCCGCGGAACGCGCTGGTAGAGAACCGAGCGATCATCGCGACAGGCTTTATGCCCGAGTGCGCAGGCCAACCAGCTTTTGCCGACGCCGGACGGCCCGCAGATGGCAAGATTGTCGTGGGCATCAATCCAGTCGCCGCCGATCAGTTTCATGAACAGGGCGCGATCGAGGCCGCGTTCACTGCGATAATCGACATCCTCCGGCACGGCCTGATTGCGCAGCTTGGCGAACCTCAGACGTGCGGCAAGCTTGCGATCGTAGCGCCAGCTCCATTCTCGCTCGAGCAGCAGCCCGAGCCATTCGGCGTGGGACAATTGTTCGCTCTCGCCGTTGCTGATCAGTTCGTTGAACGCCTTGGCCATGCCGGTCAGGCCCATGGCGTTCAATTTATCAAGGGTCGGGTGGGCAAGCATAGGTCTTCTCCTTAGTGGTAATAGCGGGGACCGCGAATGTTGGAGTGGTGGATGGGGTCAGGTGAGGCTGTGCCGGCTGACGCTGGCGATCGGTCGAGATTGTTGTCGAGAATGGAGCGCACCGATCCATAGGTTCGCGCGCCGATTTCCAATGCCCGGCCGCAGGCCGCATTGACCCTCTCGCGCTCGAAGGCTTTGACGAGGCGGATAATGCCCAGGCAGGCTCTGTAGCCCTGTTCCGGATGCGGCCGATCCGCGAGAATACGCTCGCAGAGCAAGGCAACATCCGATCCGATTGCCGATGCTTCGCGGCTAATGCGCTCAATCGTCCAGTCGGCAAAGCGGCGATGCGATGATGGCATGTGTTCCGGCGTTGTCGTGTGCTTGCCATTGCCGCTCGAGCGTCGGTGGGCAGCGATCCTCTCGCCCTTGTGGAATATCTCGATGGTATTGGCGGTGATGCGCGCCTCGACCTGCTCACGGGCAAATCGGTAGGGCACCGAGTAATAATGTTTGTCGATATCGACATGATAATCGAGGCCGGCCCGGCGTATGCGCCATTCGGCAAAGACGAAGCGTTCGGCGGGCAGCGGCCGCAGAGCGGGATGATCGATCTCTTCAAACAACTGCCGTCGCGTGCGCCCGACGCGGCGCAGAACACGGGTGTCGTTGAGATCGACGAGCAAGTCACCAATCGCCGCATTGACGTCGGCAAGGCTGTAAAACACGCGGTGGCGTAGCCGGCCCAGCAGCCAGCGCTCGACAATGCGAACCGCAGCTTCGACTTTTGCCTTGTCGCGCGGCCGGCGCGGTCGCGTCGGCAAAACGGCACTGCCATAATGGGCCGCCATTCCGGCATAGGTGCGATTGACCTGCGGATCAAAATGGCAGGCCTTGATCACGGCGACTTTGGCGTTGTCGGGAACCAGCAACGCCGGTGCGCCACCGAAGGCCTCGAGCGCCCGCAGGTGGCACTCAATCCAGTCGGGAAGTGTTTCGCTCCAGCGAGCATGGGCGAAGGAAAGGCTCGATGCCCCGAGCACGGCCACGAACAGGTGCGCTTGCCGCGTCTTTCCCGACAACCGGTCGATGACCACTGTGACCGTGTCGCCGGCATAGTCGACGAACAGCTTTTCGCCAGCCGCATGGTCCTGGCGCATCGTCACCGGCAGCTTCAGGGCCCAAGCGCGATACAAATCGCAGTAGCGACTGTAGCGATAGCCATCGGGGTGAAGGCCGATATACTCGTACCAAAGGATCTGCAGCGTGACATGCTTGCGTTTCAGCTCGCGATGAACATGCGCCCAATCCGCTTCAACGCTGCGCCGGTGACCGGTCTTCGTGCCGGCTGCCTTATAGAGAGCCGCTTCCAACACCGCATCGCTGACATCGTCGCCCAACGGCCAGGAAAGTCCGGCACGCTCCAAACGGCGCAACGTCTCGCGCACGGTCGAGGGGGCCGCGCCAACGCGCACTGCAATCGACTTGTGGCCAAGGCCTTCCTCAAATCTGTATCTCAGAATCTCGCGGACACGCCGCATCTTTAGTCTCTCCGCTGGCATCCCGTTCCTTCCCCTCCGACACTGAAAGGTGGAACGTCTCACCAGCAGGACACCTCGACAAACGCCTCCGTTCAGGGGGCGGCATCATCTCGGAATCAGGGGGCGACTAATTCTCGGAATTGGGGGGCGGAATGATTTCGGAATGCGGGGGCGGCTTGCCTCGGAATCCGCAACGAGGGTGGGAGTCGTAGCCGATTAGCCCGCTGAGCAGAGATTTGTCTTTCAAAACGATATTGCCGAAGACGTCAAGCACTTCGCCAGTATTGCGGCCCAGGGCACCATATTCGACCCAGCCAGCGCCGATCTTGATGCGGCTGTTTGTCACCGAGCCGTCCCATTGGACGCCTGCCGTCGTCCATGACCAAGGCGTCTAGCCAGGTCTTGGGGATCAGTCGCGAGCCCTGTGTGCCGTAATATATATTGCCTCGCGCTCATCGTCCGTCCATCCCTGCCGCACGCTCTGGGCACTTGCAGCGCCGGCTGCCAGCGCCAAGGCGAGTGCGGCAGTGGCGAGGAGTTTGCAGAGCACTCTCATTTTGACATTCCCGCGCTGCATTGCATGTAAGCGGTGCTACTGTGGTGGGGCGTCTCGAAAGCCCTTTTGAGGTCGCGACTGATGTCGAGGGAAATTATTGCTGCGCTCAAACCGGGTGATGACTTCGAGGGTGCGGACACCGATCTGTCCGGTAATGGGACCGACCGAAAAGCCGTTCTCAGTCAATAGACGCTGCATCGTCCGCGCCGTTTCGGTCCCGGTCACTGTCCGGCCTAAAGGTGGCCCTCCGAAGAGCCATCCTACTCATCAGCCAATGTGGTCTTCAGCTTCTCCAAAGTTGTTGCAGGATCGGACCGTATGTCAAGGTCCACGCCATAGCGCGAACTGACGACTTCTAGCGCCCTAATGGTCGAAGGACCGACCAGACCGTCAATAGATCCATACAGATAGCCTTTCGCCGACAGGAAACGCTGGATTTCCCTTACTCTGTCGTCGCCCACAATGGGGTTCGCTTCGCTGTCTGGCGTTGATCGCCGAAAACTCACTATCGACCTTGCTTTCTTCAACACCGCATAGCCGTACGGGCCTTTCGGCTGCAGCGTGATGGCGTTGGGGAGACCCGGCAGATCCAGGCTTCCGACCTTTTCAAGATCCGATGTCACCGGATTTCGCGAGAACTGGGCTATCTCATTCGAGAATGAATTGGCCACCCAGATCACCGACTGATCGCACACGCTTGCGAGCAATGTCGCAGGCTTTACAGAAGACGTGTCCTTCAAGGTTTCCAGCCTTGTCCCTGGTAGCAGCCGCAATCGCACATTGATTGCGGCTTTGACGTCAAAGGATTCGAAAAGCGGATCGAAATCGACAAGGGAAACACGCGAGCTACCGTCTGAGATAAGCAGCGAAGCTGGAGCAGAACCCCCGCACTCACTACCGACAAGTCCGAAGACGGAATAAGCTGTCAAGTCGCGGCTGTTGTCACTTTGGACCTGCAGGGTGGCAACTCGTCGGCCCGAACTGAAATCGTACGCGGTCAACGAGGGACGGGTGGCGTTGTTGACGAGCACGAGTTTCGACTTCGTATCAACCCACGCTCCCCGCGAGCCAAACTTCACCTCAGATTGAAAGTCTTTTCGCCAGGCCAGTTCGCCGCTACCGTTGAGGCGGTAGAAGGAGAGGGCAGGAAAAGCAATCGACGTTCTCTGTCCGGCGAGGGCGACGACGCCTTCGTCCTCGATTGAGAGCTGCGGGTATCCGACCGGCCGCTCAAGGTCGAGGTGCGAAAGTTCGTGGAGCTCTTCAGTGTAAACGGCAAGCTCAGTCGAGACGCCGTTAGACCCCACCACAACGATTTTGCCGCCGTCGGCTGTGACGACCATATCTTCGACCAGCATCTCCGGCTGGATTTGTCTCATGACCTCCAAGGTACTCGGGTCGAGTATTGCGATGTGGGCATCGGCCTCGTCTCGCCCGCCGGCGACCACGACAACTCTGTCGCTCGCGACAACCACGGTTGGTTGAAAGTCGAGGCGTTTTGTCGTCCCGTTCGAAAGAGGGGACTCCGGAACGTACATGCCGTCGGCGAGCGAAGTGCATGGCGACAGAGCCAGGCCTACGGCAAGTGCAAGTTTCAAAGATAGCCGAGTGGAGTTACTTCCAGACATAGTCGGGGCTCACGTTAAGAATTACAGGCGGTAAATTGAGTCCGTCCTCTGTGGCGGGGACAATGGAAATCAATAGGTCACGGTAAGGTTCCGGCTTTCCAACGGCGTTTTCCGCGAGCTCGTACTGCGCTTCAAGTTTATCCTGTACGTCGGCGACAACGAACACGCCTTGTTTCAGGACGGGATCAAAACTATCGCGGGGAAAACTCGGAGGGCCGCCGCTTTTCAGCTTCAGGGTGGGCATGTCCTTGCTGATAATATCGTTACCCTCGCGGAGTCTCAATCTCGGCGTGATCTGGAGCTGTATGCTTCCAATCTGCGGGCCGCCTTTAATCAGCTTCGTGTATTTGACTTGAAGTGAGCCGTCATCTCTTGACGTCGTTGCGGTCCACTCGAAGCGTTTTCCGATCTCCTTGAGCCCGTCCTCGACCTGGTTCAAACGTATGTCGATAGGCGGATCGCCAGCTTTCATCGCTCCGACGACTTGCCTGAGCTGCAGGATTTCCTTCTCCAGTTCGCGGATCTTTATGTATCCGACCAGTGGCTGAGCGAAATCGACGGGGATCATTATCGCCAAAGTGGCGATGTGCTTGGGTGATCCCTTGAGAAGCCCGATGACCGTGCCGTTTTTCGTGTAGACCGGGCTTCCGCTTTCCCCGCCGTCGATGGCCACATTGAGTGTCCAGCCGTATGGAACTTCATCGCTCTCGGGGTCGTTGACCGATATCGCGTGAGTCTTATAGTTGTTCTCCGAAAATCCTGACGAAAATATATCCGGTGGGTCGCTGGGATCGATGTCTGCGATCGTGCCAAGTACAAATGGTTCGATTGGGGGGTGGTCGTGGGGCAAATCGATTTTCAGCAATGCGAGGTCGAGATTGCCCAATTCGGAGATGAAGTACGCCGGATATTTCATAACACCCGCTCCCGCGTCGCCGATGCTTGCCTCTATCCTCACGTTGATTGCGTCAACCGCTTCCAGCGGCTTGAAGAAGTGCTCGACCGTGAGTGCGAAGCCTTCAGGGCTAATGAAAAAGCCTGTTGCCTGGCTCTCGACCGAGTCTGCAGTGCCAGCCGAAGGCCCTATCGTCGGTGTTCCGATGGCGTGCAGATGAATGAGCGAAGGCCGTACCGGTAGATGCGGATTCTGAGCTTTGGCTCCTGCCGGAAGCACAATCAGGAACAGGAGGACAAATATCGCCGCTGATCGCATCATCCTGCTCCATAAATGTATTTGACTGCGATGATATCGAATTGACTTAGAACACCGTCGTTGCTGTAAACCGGATTGCAGTAGTTCATGACCGAGTGGACATCCCACGGCGTCAACTGCGTATTGTCGCCATCCGTCCCTTGACGCTTATCGCACTCCCCGGGTGTGTCCGGTCGGTTTTGTTCGTGGGCGAACCCGATGGCGTGACCGAACTCGTGAACTGCGATAACCCGATTGCAATAATCGAGCATCGACTGACACGCCGGGCTCCAGTTGTTGTAGGTAAAATTGAGCACCATCCCATTCTTGATGCCGTTCACGAACTTTCCGAGAAATTTAACGTGAGGGCCTTCATCTTTAACCGCAATGCGTATTCCGCCAGCGCTGGGGTTGCATTGGCCCCAGCCCACGAAACGGATTCCCGAGTTTGCTTCCCAGGTGTCTCGAACGGCTTCCCGTACGAGCTGTCGTTGTGCGGAGAAATCAGGTTGCAACTCTTCCCAGCAAACCCAGACTTCGTTGAACGGCCATTTGGACGCCATTAGCGGATAGGCTTTGTCAGTGATGTTCTTTTCCTGTTGCGTCGTCAGGTTCGCATAGAAGCTTTGGGAGGTAGCACCTCCGGGTATGGCAGGAGCCGCGTCTCCAGCCGTTGTGGGCAAGGCCAGCATCACGCCGTTCGAAGCTTCGTTCTCAATGGCTGCCTTTATCGCCGCACCTTCCTGCGCGACGGCCCACGTCGAAAAGAGAGTAAAGACCGCGACCATTGCGATTGACCATCTCTTCATTTCGATTCCCCCCGATATTGTAACTCCTGAATGAAGTCGGGACCGGCCTTCCGGCGGCCATTGTCACTGACTGCTGCGATGGTGACGTTAATGTGCTGAATGTCGGACCTGCTTGCGTCCACCGATCCGGAAACTTCAATCGGGACGATTTCGAGTGATGCACCGCCTTTGACGGTATTCTTGATCACGAAATCGTTGTCGCATTCGTAGCGGAGCATTAATGCGTATAGAGGTCCGGCGGCGACCCCGTTGATGTCGGACACCATGGCGGTAACCCATGGTTGAAAAGCCGCCGGCCTGGAATTTGTTTCCGTCGCGTGGCACGCCGAGATCGAACTCTCTTTGAACTTGTATTAGTAAACCAAAAATTATAACATTCTGCAACTGTCCTGAGTCGCAGGGTTGGCTAAAGCGTGTAAAGAACGGCGGCTAGGAGAACAGTCTTGCGGCAAAGCTCATCGGCCAACTTTCAGCGATGAAGCACGAAAAGTATTCCGACCTTTCGTGGTTCAGTGGATAACTCGCCAGCCGATATTTGACGAAGCCGATGCCTGGACGTGCCGATCCTCCGGCGCGGCGGATCTTTTGCTTTTTCCTGCCCGTCGCATCTACCTCGGACTTCGACATCAGCGCAACCGGCCTGGCCATGTACACGCCGATGCCGAGCCCCCAATAGGAGGTGATTGCATTGCGCTCGTTTTGGCAAACCACGGCCCTCGCTGGGCTAATAATAGCAACTACCGTCGATTATGCGTGCGCGACAACTAAAGGAGAAATGCTGGATTATACTTACGAAACTGGTGGACCCAACCACCGAATAGTGAGGTCGTGCTATACAATTGTAGCGGACATGCTGGTCGAGCATGCGGGGGTTCAGCGGAAATCGATCGTTCCCGATGCTAACTTAATTTCGGATCTCGGATTGGATGAGTACACTCTAGGTGGAGTGGTGTTGAATGCCGAGAGGCGAACGGAACGAGAGCTCGACGGTGGCGCCCACTACACGACAGTCTCGGATCTGGCGATTAGTCTGTGTAGAGCGAAAACTGTCCGCCGACTAGCAGGAATGAGGTATATCAGAACCATCGATGGAGCCGAACTTAAGCGTCGCATCAGCGCTAAAGGTAGTAGGATCGTTATCGATTTTTCGGCCGAATGGTGCCGGCCCTGCCAGATGATCCGCAGATCGTTGGCAGAGATAGCAAGTGAACAAAAGGAAAGGTTTGATATTGTCAGGATCGACATTGACAAAACGCCAGATGTGGCCGAGCTGTACGGTGTCCGCTCAATCCCTACCGTCGTTTTGTTGCGGAACGGGAGACACATAGAAACTAAGGTCGGGGCAGCTCCGAAACAGTTGTATGTCTCTTACTTTCTCTATTATTTCGGTGGACAGTGAGGTCATGGTGGCTAGTGCCCGAGAGTTTGATTCACATTGACGCGGCAGCTGGAGCGAGTCTTTGATAACGACGGAGATATGGATACGGGTCGCCGTGGCGCATCCGTAAGAACATCGACGTGCAGCAATTCGGCTATAGCGCTGAATCTCGACGTGAACAATGATCGGTCGCTAAGGGGTTCGCGGTTTCGCTCAGTGTGTGAGGCCAGGCAAGCAGCAGCCACAAAAACCGCCTGAACCAATTGATGAAGCCGCGAGAAGTTGTAGCCGGCGAGATAGTTCGGCCCATGGATCTTACTTTGCAGCAGCCTCGGATCGTCCGTACCCGGAGCAAGTGTGCAAGCTGTGGCATGCTGGACTGCGCCCGCCGGCGGGGATTGTCCTTTACATCGACCACAACTCAATGTAATGTTTTCGCAAGCTAATAGAGTAATTGCTAACATTTTTCGCCAATTCCGAGCGATCGTCAGCATGGTTGTGATTGCTTTGATTTAGACCCTCTCCTTCGATCGCTTCTGCTCCGGAGGCGACTACGACTGCCTCACGGGGCGGCACATGAAGTACGCTTTTGCCTCGCAAACTCGCGTGCAAGGCCTCTTTTGTGTGCTCGGATGGAGACTTGTGTTTCTTCAGCTAGTGGAGAGTTCCGAGGGGGCAATAATGAAGATGTTATTTGGGCCCATATTCGTGATATTTCTTACCGGGTGCGGCCATAGAGATGTTGTTCCTTATTCACCCACGTCGATTCTATCCAGATATGGGTATTCAGTGCATGTTCCTCCCTCGTCTCTTCATGGTCCTGGTAATCTGGTCTGGAAACGGAGCACTAATGTTCCAGTCGGAAACCAAGTGACGCTCGGAGATATTTGCTCGCCGAAGTACATGGTATTTCCGGATTCCCTAAGTAAGTCTGGAGCGGAGTCCATTGATTTCGCTAGGAACAAGAATTTTAGTTTTAGTGCAAGCGGACTGGAAAGACTTGGATTAAAAACATCTGCTGCATACTTGAGTAACGTGAGCATTAGCTTCAAAAACACTGAAGTGCAGGAGTATTCCCTAGAGGATCTTCGGTCAATAAGGAGCAACTTGGGGCCAGTCTGCGCTGAACTCTTGGAACTACAGCGTGCCAAAGGAAATGCTTATCAGGTCGTTGGCGCGTTCAAAGCCGACCTGGAGTACAAGCTGACATACAAACGCGCGGTTTCGGCCGGCGTCGCTCGGCTTATCCGAAAGGAGCTAGCCACTGAGTTCGGCATTAACTTTGAGGGACAGGAAGGACAAGTTGGTAGGGGGCTATTCTACGGTCTTTACCTCGATAATCTTTAGGCGTGGTGTCGGCGTAGGCCCAACGCGGTCGACACGTGAAAAATCTCTGCTCAAAAGCAAATAATAATATCGCATGTAAATTGGGATCCAGAAGGCACGCCTTTTAAAGCACCGAATGCAATCTAGGATTACTCAGTGTGTTCCATGTAATAGCTTGAGATTCATGCAGACAACAAAGATACGTGGAGGCCGCTATGAAATGGAATTTCGCTGTAAAAGCTTTGCTCTGCCTTGTTACGAGTTGTATCGGAATAGCGCGCGCGGGCGATACCTCTTGGGAGGATCTCAAAGACGACGTATCACGCCAGACGTTGTTCATAGATGAGGTTATTCCGGCCAAGCTGGCCGAAGAGAAAGATAATCCCAGCGCCCCGAAAGACTTTGCGCTACCTAAAGAGTTCGTTTTTCCTGACGATGCGAAATTCGACAAAGTCGAAAAGAAAGCGCGAGGGGACGTGATCTTCGGAATAGATGTCAGCCATTGGACCGGCAACATAAAGTTTCATAACTTAGCGCTGCAAGAGGTCGACTTTGTTTACGTGAAGGCGACTCAAGGTACGAAGTTTAAGGATGGAATGTTCGGCAAATATTGGGCCGATCTTGGAAAGCTGGATGGCGATAAGAAGGTCTACCGCGGCGCCTATCATTTTCTAACCGCCAATGATGATGTCGTGGAGCAGGCGAACCGCTTTGTCGAATTCCTGGCACTTCACGGGGGTATCGGTGCAGGCGACATGCCGCCCTGCCTCGACCTCGAATGGGATCGTACCTCGACTAATCCCGACCGTTGGGCCGGCCAAGATGCCGCTAAAATTATCGAAAAGGCGCGTACTTGGCTCGAAATCGTCGAGCAGAAGACCAAGCGTACGCCAATCATCTACACAGCCAGGAGCTGGTGGAAGTCCCGCAAGATCGATGAAAAACTCCTGACCAAGTTGGATAGATATCATATTTGGATCGCCGACTATTCAACCTCACACAAAGCCGTCGAAAAGCCGGCCATTATCAACGGCAAGACCCAGAAGTTGTGGCAGTTCGCAGACGACGCCAATGTGACGACCGGCTACAAGAGCGGCTTGGATGCCAACATCTATTATGGGACTCGAGCAAGCTTCGAACAGGATTTCGGCATTACGCAATAGTTGCTTCAAGGGATTAGTGTGGACCATGGGCTTCTCATGCCGGCTCATTCCCTATCTGGTTTCACTCGTGGCTCTCGCCGCATTTCCTGCAAGTGCGTGCGAGGGCAACGACGCAGATGTCCCAGACGACAAATGCAAGTATTTCTTCCATTATGTTGACGACGGGGCAATGGCTGTTGATGCGAACATCGCGGAACGTCTTAAGGGCAACCTTGGAGACCCACCGATAAGGAGTTATGCGCTCATCGTCGACAACAACTACTACCCGAACTTCGCGCTGCCCAGGGACCGGCGACTTAAGCCGGCTGAGAATGATCTCAAGAACCTGAAGAAATTCTTTGTCGAGCAGAAATTCAACGAAATCATCGTTCTCGAGAACGACCAAGCGACGAAAGATAACATCCGCTACTTTCTCGAAGAGTACCTCCCGGAGCAGTCAAAGGCTCGGCAGAAGCGCGCGCGAATCGTGTTCGCCTATTCGGGCCACGGCGCGCCTGGCAACGATGACGAGCCAGGTTCGATCGTCTTGTCGGCAGCCAAAAACAGCAATGACAGCAAAAATTTGCTGCGACTCAATGACCTAGCGACCATGCTCGTCAATTTGTCGCACAACACCTATCATTTCCTCGCGCTGATCGGCTCGTGCTATTCAGGTGGCATATTTCCAATGGTCGACCCGCGCTGGGGGAGCGATAACTTTCCAAAGGCTCGCGGAGCACATGCGTTGTCGTCTACGGAGTCTGACAAGCTGGCCTACGGGCTGACCGACAATGACGGCAGCATTTTCTTTGACAGCTTGATCGAGGGCGTCCGCTCCGGATGGGCCGATCCGATCTTTGCCGGAATGACATCAAACAAGAGCGGTGCGACGTTTATTAACGGTGGCGGAATCGCCCGGTTTGGGCCGGTCACGAGCT
It includes:
- a CDS encoding GH25 family lysozyme, which codes for MKWNFAVKALLCLVTSCIGIARAGDTSWEDLKDDVSRQTLFIDEVIPAKLAEEKDNPSAPKDFALPKEFVFPDDAKFDKVEKKARGDVIFGIDVSHWTGNIKFHNLALQEVDFVYVKATQGTKFKDGMFGKYWADLGKLDGDKKVYRGAYHFLTANDDVVEQANRFVEFLALHGGIGAGDMPPCLDLEWDRTSTNPDRWAGQDAAKIIEKARTWLEIVEQKTKRTPIIYTARSWWKSRKIDEKLLTKLDRYHIWIADYSTSHKAVEKPAIINGKTQKLWQFADDANVTTGYKSGLDANIYYGTRASFEQDFGITQ
- a CDS encoding S1 family peptidase, which gives rise to MMRSAAIFVLLFLIVLPAGAKAQNPHLPVRPSLIHLHAIGTPTIGPSAGTADSVESQATGFFISPEGFALTVEHFFKPLEAVDAINVRIEASIGDAGAGVMKYPAYFISELGNLDLALLKIDLPHDHPPIEPFVLGTIADIDPSDPPDIFSSGFSENNYKTHAISVNDPESDEVPYGWTLNVAIDGGESGSPVYTKNGTVIGLLKGSPKHIATLAIMIPVDFAQPLVGYIKIRELEKEILQLRQVVGAMKAGDPPIDIRLNQVEDGLKEIGKRFEWTATTSRDDGSLQVKYTKLIKGGPQIGSIQLQITPRLRLREGNDIISKDMPTLKLKSGGPPSFPRDSFDPVLKQGVFVVADVQDKLEAQYELAENAVGKPEPYRDLLISIVPATEDGLNLPPVILNVSPDYVWK
- a CDS encoding M12 family metallopeptidase, whose protein sequence is MKRWSIAMVAVFTLFSTWAVAQEGAAIKAAIENEASNGVMLALPTTAGDAAPAIPGGATSQSFYANLTTQQEKNITDKAYPLMASKWPFNEVWVCWEELQPDFSAQRQLVREAVRDTWEANSGIRFVGWGQCNPSAGGIRIAVKDEGPHVKFLGKFVNGIKNGMVLNFTYNNWSPACQSMLDYCNRVIAVHEFGHAIGFAHEQNRPDTPGECDKRQGTDGDNTQLTPWDVHSVMNYCNPVYSNDGVLSQFDIIAVKYIYGAG
- the istB gene encoding IS21-like element ISRel16 family helper ATPase IstB; this translates as MLAHPTLDKLNAMGLTGMAKAFNELISNGESEQLSHAEWLGLLLEREWSWRYDRKLAARLRFAKLRNQAVPEDVDYRSERGLDRALFMKLIGGDWIDAHDNLAICGPSGVGKSWLACALGHKACRDDRSVLYQRVPRLFANLALARGDGRYASLQRTLGHVQLLILDDWGLEPLNEQARHDLLEILEDRYGRRSTIITSQLPVSAWHEIIGNPTYADAILDRLVHNAHRIDLSGESLRRN
- the istA gene encoding IS21 family transposase codes for the protein MRRVREILRYRFEEGLGHKSIAVRVGAAPSTVRETLRRLERAGLSWPLGDDVSDAVLEAALYKAAGTKTGHRRSVEADWAHVHRELKRKHVTLQILWYEYIGLHPDGYRYSRYCDLYRAWALKLPVTMRQDHAAGEKLFVDYAGDTVTVVIDRLSGKTRQAHLFVAVLGASSLSFAHARWSETLPDWIECHLRALEAFGGAPALLVPDNAKVAVIKACHFDPQVNRTYAGMAAHYGSAVLPTRPRRPRDKAKVEAAVRIVERWLLGRLRHRVFYSLADVNAAIGDLLVDLNDTRVLRRVGRTRRQLFEEIDHPALRPLPAERFVFAEWRIRRAGLDYHVDIDKHYYSVPYRFAREQVEARITANTIEIFHKGERIAAHRRSSGNGKHTTTPEHMPSSHRRFADWTIERISREASAIGSDVALLCERILADRPHPEQGYRACLGIIRLVKAFERERVNAACGRALEIGARTYGSVRSILDNNLDRSPASAGTASPDPIHHSNIRGPRYYH
- a CDS encoding peptidoglycan-binding domain-containing protein codes for the protein MRQIQPEMLVEDMVVTADGGKIVVVGSNGVSTELAVYTEELHELSHLDLERPVGYPQLSIEDEGVVALAGQRTSIAFPALSFYRLNGSGELAWRKDFQSEVKFGSRGAWVDTKSKLVLVNNATRPSLTAYDFSSGRRVATLQVQSDNSRDLTAYSVFGLVGSECGGSAPASLLISDGSSRVSLVDFDPLFESFDVKAAINVRLRLLPGTRLETLKDTSSVKPATLLASVCDQSVIWVANSFSNEIAQFSRNPVTSDLEKVGSLDLPGLPNAITLQPKGPYGYAVLKKARSIVSFRRSTPDSEANPIVGDDRVREIQRFLSAKGYLYGSIDGLVGPSTIRALEVVSSRYGVDLDIRSDPATTLEKLKTTLADE
- a CDS encoding GH25 family lysozyme; protein product: MGLEQASNRISALRNSCFKGLVWTMGFSCRLIPYLVSLVALAAFPASACEGNDADVPDDKCKYFFHYVDDGAMAVDANIAERLKGNLGDPPIRSYALIVDNNYYPNFALPRDRRLKPAENDLKNLKKFFVEQKFNEIIVLENDQATKDNIRYFLEEYLPEQSKARQKRARIVFAYSGHGAPGNDDEPGSIVLSAAKNSNDSKNLLRLNDLATMLVNLSHNTYHFLALIGSCYSGGIFPMVDPRWGSDNFPKARGAHALSSTESDKLAYGLTDNDGSIFFDSLIEGVRSGWADPIFAGMTSNKSGATFINGGGIARFGPVTSYISLKLDMTKNPATGEDFPQVRSGSLHNGKEWGGAFFFLVPKKPAGSIDWVGTVTTASSEDSPEVALSTGSAIERHPEIKVFNAPDSYAIRGLDVSHWSGEIDWKAAKEDGLTFAYMKATEGGDFVDDHFEQNWKDARHAGLVTGAYHVVNFCKAAAPQFENIKKNVPKDPSAMPIAVDLEWYNDGPILKSQKKCTDINRIQKNLHELLQLIREHYEKLPVIFAHERGIRELIANQFNEYPLWLQDWTKDGTPESTGPSLSGANPWTIWQFAGEVAHFGSNDLDLNAFFGTQEQFAEFVLGNRNVALEAALQAESVK
- a CDS encoding thioredoxin family protein produces the protein MLVEHAGVQRKSIVPDANLISDLGLDEYTLGGVVLNAERRTERELDGGAHYTTVSDLAISLCRAKTVRRLAGMRYIRTIDGAELKRRISAKGSRIVIDFSAEWCRPCQMIRRSLAEIASEQKERFDIVRIDIDKTPDVAELYGVRSIPTVVLLRNGRHIETKVGAAPKQLYVSYFLYYFGGQ